The nucleotide window TAGTATGGCGGGGAAGGCTCTACGTCGTCCTCTGAATCCAGGAACATGGTGACGGGACTGGGAGAACTGCAGCGTGGGGAGTATACGTTTTCATTGGTGCATGCTTCAGCCACATTATCGTACATGTGCGTTGCCTCCACGATGTTGCGTTTCTCTACCACCTCCATCAGAAAAGAATGGAACATTTCGATCCTATGCAGACCTCCCACAACCCCCCCGGATCCACAAACCACACTATTGAAGCGACCCTCGATCTCATGTGCTAGCTCCTCGCCCTGCATCTGCTGCTCACAGGCGTAGTCGCTGTCAGTGAGCTCTGCCTGGCTATCTCCCACTGCCAGCAGCTGAACCGGGATGATGTCCTGAACTTCACACAGGAATGCACAAAGCGTCTCCAGGGAGGCTTTTCGGGAGACCGAGTACACAGCAATGTAGCCGTGCACTAACCTGCTCTTGCGCAAAGTGAAGGAGGCGTGGTATGAGAGCAGAGAGAGCTCTATCGCCAGCTTGTGTCCGCCAACTGTCTGCTCCAACAGCACAGAGGTGCCACAATTAGACATGGGCCTGCAGTGCTGATGCATCAGAAAAGGGGATAGGAGCTGCTCAACATCATAGTTGTCCCCACACATTAGGCACATGACAATTCGAAGGTCTGCCTCTTGCGCTGGCTGGTGAGGGGAGTCTCTGAGCCCTGGAGGCTCAGGGAGGAGGGGCGGGGAGCTGCTACTAAAGGATGTGCTCCTCCTAATATCCAGGAGGCCCCTCAGCACCTGGTTGATTTGGGACTCATTGACGTTATGGCCATAGCCCACACCAGGGGAGGCAGGGTCTAAAAAGCTACACTGCAACCTCCTTGCAGTCTGCTGTCCCTGTGTTATTAGGTGTAAGGCAGTTTCTCCACCAATTTCCACATATGATCCCACACCTCTTTTAGTGACTAAGAGCAGTGAGGTTGGCAGCTGCGCTAGCTGGCTGTCTCTTCGTCCTAGAGTTGATTCCCTAAGTCTCTCAAGACTTTCAATCACataggagagggactcttttgAGTTGTACAGACACAGACATCCGTGAGGGGTGAAAGTGGGGGTGTTGAATGAATTTACTGGAAGACGTACATTTCCCTCAATCGGCCGCAGCGTCAGTTCATACATCTTCCCATCCAACACGTACCAGTCATCATTTGTGCAGAGAGCTCTAATCTCATTGGCAAATTCTCTTGCCAGTCCATCCTTCCCTAGTATGACAAGGTTGATTCTATCAGCTTTGGTGTCCCCAAAGTGAGCTTTCACATCGAAAAAGGGGTAACACGTGGGGAAACGTGAAACTAAAAGTTGTTCAATCTTAAAGTCTCCGCAGTGAGGACTGCTAGGGCAGGTCTCCTTTGTAGGATGATAGACAAAGTGGATATGCTTCAACACCAGAGCATCTCTTTCAGCTGGAAGTTTTTGAAGCGCCTTGAACCTCTGTTCTTCACCCAAAACCTCCTGAATTGCCCCCATCTTCTCCTTGCTTGGCTTGGCATCCACCTCAAGCTCGTAAAAAAGCTCAGAGTACTCCAGTAGGAGCTCTTGGAAGTCTTCTTTAGCACGGTCAATGATTTCCTTTTGATGGCGGTTGTACAGTTCCAAGTACTCTGTCTCCTCGAGCCACTGGTAGAACTCTTCATTCATGATAAAGCTGCGGGCCTCCTCCCACGGCCTACCAGGTGTGAcaaagggagaggaagacaacTTTTTTTTGAACTGCAGCCTCATCTCTGCCCGCCTGCACTCATTACGCAGATGTTCAAGGTGGGCATTAAATAGGTCCTCTGCTTCACCTGTCTCCAGTAGGTCTGAAGGGATTCTCTCATCTTCCATGTTGTCGATGTGAGATGTATCCTCCCATGGTGAGTCCTCCAGAACAACAAACCAATGGGCAAAGTGCTGCTTGGACTCGAGGACCTTCTGTACCCCAGACCAGCTTAGCTGATCTATCTCATCAAGGTCAGGCACTAAAGAACTAAGTGCTAAAGGAAGAGTGCTTAAGTATATTTTGCGACGCCTCTCAATGTGCTCCTGTTTCAGACGGTAGACATGCTGTTGGAAAAGCTTCTTGCACTTAGCTGTTCCCTCCAAGAAAACATATTCTTTGAACTCTGGGGAGGTGTTCATGCGACGACTGGTGTTTAACCAGGTTTCATTATGATTCTTGACTATGCGGTTGATAAGCCATTCATAGCGATCCTTTGCAGAAGCTATCTGCTGACTCTGGAGCTTTAGGGCTTCAAAGTAAGGTATGATCTTGGGTTTACCCCTGCCCTTATCAATAAGCTGAACCAACGTGAGGAAGGCAAGGTCCACATTTATATTTGAGCGTGCAGATGTCTCAACTACGGGTAGACTCTTTTTTGTAATACCAAAGGTATGTGCATCTTTGATGTAACGTTCAACTCCTTCATCACATTTGGTGAGGACCAGCACAATGGGCTTCTTAGTCTTGCTAATATGACCATACAAATTTGTGACAAATTTCAGCTGGTCATCAAAGTTGCGGTTCATGCCCCGGCTGACATCCATACAAAGCAGGAAGCCATCCACCTGCAGCTTTCCCTCAGGCATTTGTTTTTGCTCGAAGTCTTGCTCCAGGCCCAGCTGATCTGTACAGAAGTACATGAGCTTCTCTGCTGAAGACAGCTTGGTTCCTGCTGCCCGTTTGATATAGGGCTGCATAGCAGTGCTACGATGTGGCTGAAATGTCTGGTCATCAATGAATTCAGTTTGCTCTACAACGTGCATCCTGCACTCCGGCCCCTCTTCGAAAACCCGGGCTACCTCGCCCCAAAACAAAAAGTGATCATTGTTAACCACTCGACCCCCAAAGTCACTGGTGCTCAACACCGATGTGTGGTCCAGGTAGAAGTCATCAGCGCTTGGCCGCACATACCTATTACAAAAGCAGGATTTGCCAACCCCACATtgccctttctctttctcagttCCTGACAAACCCACCACAATGAGGTTGTAAATGGGTGCCCGGGCATCTTGCTTTTTTGCCATCATAGCCTGCTGACTCTCATCCTGCCACAAACAGGCACTGTATAAAGGAGTTCACTCTAATGTTTGTCCATACAATTGCTGATCCAGAGGAGATCAGATTTCACTTTCTTCTGCTGGTCTTCAACTTTAAACAAGGGCCATGCAGTGATATGAGCAGATGGTTCTTTTATTCACTTCTTCTGTGACATCAGATCCTGTAAaaaacagaaataaaaaaagaatcaaACAAACTGGGTTATGAACTGAACAACATTTAGAATAAAACATGCTTTATTCATGTGATAATGGTCTTTACAATTTTGTATTATGTTCCTTACAGTATTTTTATACCGTGATATATTCCACATAACCATTGCAAAATGTCAACTTGCATAAGGTCTTTTCCCTTCACAGTAATCGAGTATAACCTATATCTGAGAATGATGAGAGGACCATTATATTGTATTTTGTGCCCATTTCCTTTGTATACCAACATATATTGAAGGAGTGAACCTTGTCAGTGGTGATTGTAAGGCAGAATGTTTAAGGGGAACTAATGCTGGTTCAACGTTTTACTGCGCTCTGAGAATTGTCCATGATCACAACTATGGCCTTGAATGTGTTTCAATGTAAACATTTGTCAAAATCAATACATTGTGGTTTATGACATATCTAGTCACCATCCAAATCATAATAAAGATGATAGCAGTCAATATATCTCCAATAAGGGGTCACACTATAACATCAAGTAAACTCAATTCCAAATGGGGAATTCACTGAAGACAGGATTTTTCCAAATATCATTACATTTTAGGCTGATTTGTTGCTGATTGTGACTGACTTACAACTTTTATTATCAAAGTAGAATTAATCTGATGAATATTTAGTCCAAAAAAATCACATCATATTCCCCCTGAGATGCAAGAGACAAACCTATTCTGTCTCACCAACAGTCCAAATTATCCAAGTATTTTATTTAATATCATagaaaactaaaataaatatgTCATTACACACATGTCAGACATAGCCTTATCAAGGTGTATCCATGAAAAATGATCACTCATTAATCCTACCAAAAAACACATTGGGAGTGGTGCTATTTAAATGACAATGTCAGCTGATCAGTGAGTGGGGTGACAGCATGAAAATGAATATGATGTAGAGTCCTCAGTCTGTCAACCTAACTGAAACAGCAGCTATCAGCCCAATCTCCACAGACAAATCGGTGACTGAATAAAGAACTTATTAACAATTACTGCCAAAGACACTGAATTTCCTCAAACCATTAGGACACTTAATGCTAAAAGACCAACTTCTATTATCATAGCATTGATAAATGCCTCCATCATAATAGCACTGATGCATTTCTGATGTGCTCACAATTTCAATAGAAGGCAAATATGACATATTGCAGAATTTCACTTTTGTCTGATTTTATTCACTTGAGTGAAACATCATGACAAATGAAAATATGGGGAAATGAACAACATGTAACATGAGGTGTCCACACATTAGAAATAAACCGCTCCGGCAGGGTCAAAAGCAACCATGGGCAGTCCACACCGCTCAGCTGAGCTAGGCCGGATACCAAAATGCAGACAAGTTCTTTACGAAGAAAAACAACCACACTGATCAGTCTATCGGAAATAAAAACATAGTTTACTAAAAGTACACATTAAACCAATCCAATTTACATAACCAACTTACTTAGATAAGATCTAGTAACGTTATATTTGTTGCGAAGGATTACCAGTTAACATGGGCTTTGGGTGCACACAGAGGGGCTGACCACGCCAGGCCTGTCTACATAATGAAATTGCAGACTATGCAGAGCCGAAATTTGGGATAGCCTACCTTCTCCACACCGACAATGTTTAAAGGGAATTTATTTACCCAGCTGGCTGCAGGGTGCAGCCCTCGACAGCTTCTGGAGGAAATAGCCGATACAGAATAGCATAGAGAGTAGGGTACATACCATCGCATTTCTCCCTTTCTCCTCCTGCATCTGTCAGGCCAGCCCTTGCCGCAGCCCTCGCCGCCTGATGTGCATAAGCATAAAGCCGCAGAATACACTATGGGTCCTCTCAATTCACATATAATACTGATTAAACAAAAACTTGTGCGATGGCGTACTTATATTTAAATATCCATTACCCATGCCTGGATCCTCTTGACCAGCATCACTCTTAGCGTTGCAATTAAACACGGGGAATGAAGAAATAAATATCTCGAATGCTAGAACAATCCGATTTGTTCTTGCAATGCGGTTTCCTGTAGCGAAATCCAGGCGTATAAAAATCTGCTTAGCCGTCTTCCTCTCGGTTCACCACGTTGCTTTTTCAATAATTATTCTGTCCATTGTTGTTCCCACATAATGCTGGGCCGGCCGCGCACACGAGACAACGGTGAGTTTGTTGCAATCGCCGTGGTATATTGTCTCAAATAATGTTTCTACTGCAACAGAAACTGTTCATGTCCTGGTCAATTCATGGGCAGATTGCGTGTGTGAAAGTGCTATTTCTGCCAGCTTTCCGATAATGGCGGCGGCCCTCCTCCCCGGACCTAGTTCTCCTCTTCTTTTCTTTAGGAAAAGGGAGCTGTTAGAGACGAGCAGCGGAGAGACTCACCCAGCGGCGCCCTGACACAACTGCAGCAGGTCGCTGCTCTATGCGGGGCTCGTTACTCCAAAGTAATCTATTTCTCACAATTCAGACTGTATTTATAATGTGTTACCACACTTAATGTTCCGTAATTGTTACTGACTGTCACATGCCTACCCATAGAAAGTAGCCTACGTGTTTCAGGGCTACATTAGTACAGTTGTATGGGGTTAAACCAGTCTATGGGTTAAACAAACCAAAAGTAGGGATTTATGTGGCATAACCATAACGTTAGCGTTACTAATGTAATGATAACTTACGTAGCTAACGTAGGCCTACTAGATATTTTGCAGTAACTAATTTGCATGTTTTGTGTGGTTTTATCGTAAACTAATGTAATTGTAACATTACTCCACAGTGTTAAAAATTCAATTgaatatatattgttttaattGTTAAAAAAGGCTGCAGTGCTGTCAACAACGGTTTAAAGAGGTAAGGAACGTTGGCCTTTTTGTATGCTAACAAGCCAGCATAGCATGACACCAAAAACAGGCAGGCTAGAAAAGTTGGCTGATATGTGTCAAACGATAATGTTTATTCAAACTTATTTAAGACCAAACAAAGCTTTGgaacaacacttttttttttaatactgacaATCATCAAAAAAAAATGATAGTGTAGCCTAGGCCCACTGCAGCACTAGCTTTAGCTTAgatgtacggtggccctgaagtgcaagacaccacagcatttcacaaaacacaacagcatttcacaaaatgccgcagcgtttcacaaaacgccgcagcgttTCACAAAACGCAGCAGCGTTTCACAAAACGCAGCAgcgtttcacaaaacgccacagcgtttcacaaaacgccgcagcgttTCAGAAAACGCAACAgcgtttcacaaaacaccacagaatttcacattggacggaaagggagaacacttcttgtttgtgattggacagagcagccagagaagcactgctgtgattggttgtttttgctgccagtcaagaaatgacgcttcgtgattagcccaacacatcagccgttagctgttagcacacactcagagctcacagctcctcatatctgttcagaaactggacaaaagttaaacatgtacaaaccacagactgtctatgtcatggtgaatacagtcgctgctttatttatgtctgtatgacgttgttgtgagtgtggacggagcagctacaggttagtttagcctgatggatccgattccgataggatttacatggagatacggcccgccccctctccagcgtcttgtttgaatgacaggagtaaacacagaattaatgctttattaactcatggtttttaaggggattatctccatgtaaatactatggtagaccacccaatattcgcatcgctctaatcgctcgagtttcactgcggctgtcagctgtgtttgctcctgtcaatgctgtcattcaaacaagaggcgctggagaggggacggggcgtatctccatgtaaatcctacaacaaaatgaacatatttgaccgtgatttaattgtaatacacgtttcaaagtgatgccgaagtaactacatactgataacagttagtaaaaaccatgaattaatgctttgacaagtctgcagacaagacggcaggcgaaaagcttttaaaatgcgtgttttctgaatcggattcatcaggctaaaccagtggttctcaaactttttctggcattccccactttgaacaggtgggccttttcaagccccacctgttcctcatcgctccaataaaatggtaggccaagcttaaaattgtcaaatgtatcgttctataacaggggtctccaactttttttaggatgagggttactttcaaaaaataaaacaagtcgtgagctacttttactccgctttttagttttttttgcagtgtatatatttagcacatttgaacattattatatgctacctttaacctttgagtgctatttgg belongs to Pseudochaenichthys georgianus chromosome 14, fPseGeo1.2, whole genome shotgun sequence and includes:
- the arhgap35b gene encoding rho GTPase-activating protein 35, which produces MMAKKQDARAPIYNLIVVGLSGTEKEKGQCGVGKSCFCNRYVRPSADDFYLDHTSVLSTSDFGGRVVNNDHFLFWGEVARVFEEGPECRMHVVEQTEFIDDQTFQPHRSTAMQPYIKRAAGTKLSSAEKLMYFCTDQLGLEQDFEQKQMPEGKLQVDGFLLCMDVSRGMNRNFDDQLKFVTNLYGHISKTKKPIVLVLTKCDEGVERYIKDAHTFGITKKSLPVVETSARSNINVDLAFLTLVQLIDKGRGKPKIIPYFEALKLQSQQIASAKDRYEWLINRIVKNHNETWLNTSRRMNTSPEFKEYVFLEGTAKCKKLFQQHVYRLKQEHIERRRKIYLSTLPLALSSLVPDLDEIDQLSWSGVQKVLESKQHFAHWFVVLEDSPWEDTSHIDNMEDERIPSDLLETGEAEDLFNAHLEHLRNECRRAEMRLQFKKKLSSSPFVTPGRPWEEARSFIMNEEFYQWLEETEYLELYNRHQKEIIDRAKEDFQELLLEYSELFYELEVDAKPSKEKMGAIQEVLGEEQRFKALQKLPAERDALVLKHIHFVYHPTKETCPSSPHCGDFKIEQLLVSRFPTCYPFFDVKAHFGDTKADRINLVILGKDGLAREFANEIRALCTNDDWYVLDGKMYELTLRPIEGNVRLPVNSFNTPTFTPHGCLCLYNSKESLSYVIESLERLRESTLGRRDSQLAQLPTSLLLVTKRGVGSYVEIGGETALHLITQGQQTARRLQCSFLDPASPGVGYGHNVNESQINQVLRGLLDIRRSTSFSSSSPPLLPEPPGLRDSPHQPAQEADLRIVMCLMCGDNYDVEQLLSPFLMHQHCRPMSNCGTSVLLEQTVGGHKLAIELSLLSYHASFTLRKSRLVHGYIAVYSVSRKASLETLCAFLCEVQDIIPVQLLAVGDSQAELTDSDYACEQQMQGEELAHEIEGRFNSVVCGSGGVVGGLHRIEMFHSFLMEVVEKRNIVEATHMYDNVAEACTNENVYSPRCSSPSPVTMFLDSEDDVEPSPPYYDGTLTSHGGGFNLPDLDSSDISVISEIRDFENKLNNKIPPQVRVKPGVTFDFRKVSRNPYMDTMGHRRSLPSAVTWVPGGDVGYDPSDYAEPIDAVSKPRPSNEEIIYSVPHDSTQGKIITIRNSNRMHSNGNGSDSEADSSSLERRRKFSAAGVKPRLYRDRSKRLGKFSSFRTSFIGSDDEMGALPKTKEDDFGTLKSETLTEETEDPKKRNILKSLRRTAKKTRTKPRPAIPKPPESTYFGVPLVNVVSPDRPIPLFIEKCVRYIETTGLNTEGLYRVSGNKSEMEGMQRQFEQDHGLDLVEKDYAINTVAGGLKSFFSELPDPLVPCPLQVDLLEAYKINDREQRLYTMKDVLRRFPRENYDVFKYVVSHLHKVSQLHRLNLMTSENLSICFWPTLMRPDFTTMDALTATRTYQTIIESFIHQCTFFFYNQPLLDSPTGLAGLPASPTTTLSSAYSCYRSSPPHNAAHFSPLQQSPPTTPQSPLQSLLPPLHQHPHSHHSPAEQETL